AGCGCATGTCCAAGTCGGACGTGCGCTCGTTTGCTTATGCTTAAATGATCGGCACCGTTGGTAGAAACAGCGTCGCGAACAGACTGATACTCAAGAACATCGAGTATCCGAAAAAGGTCGTTTTGGCATTTCCAGCAGCTCGGTTACCTAAGTACATGAAAAAGACGATGGATAAGAACGTCAAACCCGTCAATACGGACGAGTGGTGTTGATCCGGCGAAGGAGCAAGCGACTGGACAAGATGCGCGAGACCAAGCGGCAGGACGATCAATAGAAAGTAGTAGCCTAGACGTGCCTCGGAGGGAACGTCGACCTGTTCCTGTTCGGTTTCATAGTCATAACGCGTTTGCGTTTTCATGGATCTTCACCTCCCTTGGTTTTCAGTATAGCGAATGAACATGTCGGCTCTGTTACAGATGGGTAAGAATGCCTTAACAGACGATGACGATGTGATGACGAAAAAAGTATGGGCAACAATTGAGAAAAATTGTAAGATGAACAACAAGTCGTTTTAAGAAAGGAAAAGAGAGTCATGTCACGTGCGTTTCGTTTTATGTATGTCTCCGATTTGTTATCGACCGTCGGAACGAGTTTTGTCTATATCGCGATTTACTGGCTGAGTGCAGAAGAGATCAGCGCTTCCGGTGTCGCGTTGCTCGCGACTGGTGTATTTCTCATTCGTTTTCTCGTCTCGACGTTCGTCGGACCGTGGATTGATCGTTTCGTCAGTGCATCGTTGTATCAAACGTCGTTACTCATCCGGTTGCTGGCGCTTGGTATTGCGTTAGCAGGAATTGGACTGACAGACGTCGTCTTACCGTGGTTACTCGGGTTGCTCGTCGTTCAGACGATCCTGCAAATCGTTGGTGGAAATGCCGTCTTCACGTGGGTCGTTGATTTAGTCGAAGATGACCAATTGCCGCAAGCGAATGCTTATCTCGCAACGATTGAACGAATCGGAACGTTAAGTGGATTCTTACTTGGTGGAATGATGGTTGCTCATTTTTCGATTGCGAGTATCTTATGGCTCGATCTTGGACTGCATCTCGTCGCATGGTTACTCGTTCGTCACATGACGGGACAGGTGGCAGAAGGGGCGCGTCACGGTTCGTACCGCGAAGCGTTACTCGAAGGAATTCGTCATGTTGTTCATGACGGACGCCTGAAATGGATCCTCGGTTGTGCGATCCTCGCGAACTGGATGATTACTCCGATGAACACCTTACTTGCACCATACGCCAAGGACGTCTTATCGGGGAATGCGCAGACGTTTTCTGCACTTGAACTAGCGACGGTGATCGGAGGAATTACAATGTCGCTCCTTTACGGGAAGTGGGTCGTCTCGATCAGACAGGATAAGCTGTTTCGCGTCGCTGTGATATTGCAAGGGCTCGCGATTGCGATCGTTGCTTATGTCTCGTCCGTTCCTCTTGCGATTGGCGGGTTCGTCTTACTTGGTATGGCACTGACATTATTCGGGATTCCGTTCTCGACCTTGTTACAACGCTCGACGCCTGCGCATTTGCTCGGACGGGTTCGGACGGCGATGGTCGCAGCATCGACGGCCTGTTCCGCGATCTGTTACGGTCTGTCATCGTACTTGACGTCGCTCTTTAGCATCTCGTTCGTTTTTCTATTGTTTGCTTTAAGTGGTCTTGTAATGACAACTATCTGGTTACTCATTCATCGTACTGTTTCCTTCACCGAGGTACGACAGGACAAGGTCGGATGAAATATCCGCCTTGAGGTGGAGGTAAGCGGTTTCGCACTTTTGTAAACTAAAGATAGAAATGAACGATGAGGAGTGGAGTCGATGGAGAGTTTATGGATCACGGCGTTATTGTTTTTGATTCCGATCAGTGGGATGACGGTCTTCTTGAATGTACTGTGGCGCCGAATGGAAACGGAAGGCGTTTCGGAGTAAGGAGGAACGAATAGAACGCGTCTGCCTACCGATTTTAGATCGGACAGCGGACGCTTTTTTTATTTGATACTTTTGTAGACGAGCACCACGTTAAATAGACGTAAAAAGAATGACTTGAAATTCGTTAATTGAACGGTTCATGTGTAAACTGAAAGAGTAAACGATTTCATTACTTTTATTCAGAAATAAGGGAGATGACTCAACATGAAGGCAATTATTACAGGCATGAACGGGACGGTAGCACCCGTCGTTGCGGACGTTTTAGCAAAACACGACATAAAGACGGTCGCGTGGGACCGGACGAAAGTCTCAACGACTGATGAATCTGCGATGCGGACATTTTTAGAGACAGAACGACCGGATTATTTCTTACATATCGGGATGGGGTCCGTCAGTTGGACGGAAGCGCTTGTCCGCTTGTGCCAAGAGTATAAGATCCCATTCTTCTTCACGAGTACGGTGTCTGTTTTCTCCGATGACGTATCAGCACCGATTGAAAAGGATGCGGTGCCTGATGCGACCGACGAGTATGGTGCCTATAAGATTGCTTGCGAGCAAGCGATCCAAGCGATTGATCCACAAGCGAAAATCGTCCGAATCGGTTGGCAAATCGGGACAGAGGCAGGTTCGAACAACATGGTCGACTTCTTTACAAATGAGATGAAGCAACATGGCGTCATTCAAGCAAGTCGAAACTGGTATCCATCGAGCTCGTTGCTCGAAGATACGGCGGAAGCACTCGTTACGATTTTACTTGAACGCGAAGCGGGGCTCTATCAGTTGAACGGTAACGAACGTTATTCGATGTATGATTTAGCACGTGCCTTAAATACACTTCACGCAAAAAACTGGACGATTGATCCAGTCGATGAACCGCGCCGCGATAACCGGATGGCGACGGACGTCGTCTTGGTCCGTCCATTGTCAGAACGATTGCCACTCTAATCAAACATCCCGCTCTTCTTGACGCGCGTCAAAGAGAGCGGGATGTTTTTTACTGTTTTACCGGTGTTTCAGCTGCAAAAGCAAGCGCTGGTCCAAAGATTTCGTAATGAAGTTTATCTGGTGACGCCGTAAAGTGCTCAATCACATATTGAATCATTGCTTCCGGACCACAGACGTATGTCTGATCCGTGATGCTTGCAATGACGTCTTTCGGTAAGCGACCCGCTTGATCTGTCGGCTGGTGTTCCGCGTAACGAATGACGCGTGCGCCACGTTGCTCGAGCGAGACGAGTTGTTCGTTAAACGGACGATTGTGTTCATCTTGGACGGCGTGATGTAACGTCACGCGTCGCCCGGCAGCTAATGCTTCCTCTGCCATTGCAAGCATTGGTGTAATCCCGATCCCGCCAGCAATCAGAACGACAGGTTCGCCTGATGCATCAAGCGTGAAGGCACCTGCTGGCGCACTAATCAACACCGAGTCACCGATTCGAGCTGAATGTAAGTAGTCGGAGACGATCCCTTCTCGTTTGACGCCAATCGTATAGGTCGTCGTGTTCGATGCCGTCGTCAGACTGTATTGACGATTGTGCCATAAGCCGTCTTGATCTTGAATCCGTACCGTGATGTATTGTCCTGCTCGATAATCAGGGAGCGGACCATTCGTTTTGAAAGTCAGCGAGCGAATTCCGTCTGCTTGTTCCTCGATATCAGAGATTTCGACAGACTGATAACCGGAAAAGCCTTTCGCCTGTTCGTCCAGCGCGTATAGTTCAGCTTCGAGTGCGATGAACAGATCGGCAATCTCACCGTACGCTTCACCCCACGCTTGCAAAATCTCCGGCGTCGCTGCTTCCCCTAAGACGTCTTGCATCGCTCCGAGTAATTCTTGACCGACGAGTGGATACATCTCCGGCTTGATTTGAAGACTCCGGTGTTTATGCAGAACCGGTAACAAGACTGGTTTTAACGTCTCGAGTCGATCGATGTGAGCAGCAGCGGCATAAACAGCCGTCGCAAGTGCTTGCGATTGTCGGTCGCTTCGTTGATTCGATTGATTGAAGACGTGCTTCAATTCAGGGTGAGCCAGGAATAGTCGCTGATAGAAGACTTTTGTGATTGCTGCGCCGTGAGCCGCAAGGACCGGTACCGTCGATTGGACGATTTGAATGGTAGAGGTTGATAACATAAGACCACTTCCTTTTCGCTTAGTAATGAAGACAGTCTTAGTATTTCGTACTCACCATTAGAATACAACATTTGAAATACTAGATTAATAATCATCGTGCGTTTTGTCACAAGCAGGTCAAAATTCTGTCAATGATTCGTCACGATTGATTCGATATCCAGAGCTTGGCGAAGTCAAAATAACCGAATGAATCAATCGTGATGTTTTGCAGTTCGATCGGATATGGAATCAGTCGCGTATCGTGATAGAACGGAATGAAATATGATTCGTCAATCAAGTAGCGTTCGATTGCTTGATGAATCGGGAGCCAGTCTTCGAACGGTGTCGCATCGTATTGTTCAATCCACGTCAGCATCTTTGGCATCTGCTGAAACAGTCGGATTGGCGGTGAAAACGTATTCGTCATGAACTGATAGAACGCGTATTGTAAGTTTCGCTCGAACACTTCAGCATGGACAGCGAGATCGATCGTGTCGTACGCATGAAACTCCGTAATACTCTCTTTAAATCCGACCTCGACGAACTCGTACGGAATCCCATCCTGATCAAATCGTTCACAGAGCCAGCGTGTCACCTTGTCCGTAAAATCGGTCAACTTGATCCGAATCGGTTGCGTGAATAAAACAGCAGGACCTTCCGGGACGGCATACGGTTGACTGTAGGACTCAAGAAAACCACAGTCGTTCGGTTGTGCCCGTTCATGGAAGTCATGAATGCCATCACGGACTTCCGCGATGAGCCGGTGGATATAATGTCGTGCTTCCGTGGACTCGAACGGACCACCTGCGCGCGGATGAAGCAAGACGAGACCAAAGCCAGATTGCGTTGCGATTGTATCAATCGGACTCGAATCGGATGCCGATGTCCGGTAGACCGGATCGTATTGCTCCGGCATCTGGATGAACTCAATTCGGTCGAGCAGAGCGCGAATCCCAAAGTAATTCGGGAACGCTGTTAGAACGGTCTTCTTATCGTCATGTTGCGTCAGTTGGAACGGTCCTGTTCCGATACCGTCCTTGATGATGCTCGTATGTATCGAGGCAAGCTGCGGCAAGATTGAACTCCTGCGCTGATCAAGTGTGAGATCGACCCGGTACGGACCGTTTGAAACGATGAGTTTGACGTGCCGATAGGAATAGGCATAAGCGGGATAGTTAATTAAAGCACGTAGACTCTTCGTCACTTCCTTGCTCGTCAAAAGTGAGCCGTCATGAAAGCGGACGTCCTTACGTAAGAAGAGACTGAGCGTCGAACCATTCCAGACATAATGATGTGCCAGTTCGCCCTGGATGTTGCCGTCGCCATCGATCGTAAACAGGCGGTTGAAGACATTTTGGACGAGGTGAGCGCTATGAATGTCTGCTGCTTCTAACGGGTGTGTCGTCAGGAAGTTTCGTTTTCGCGGAATCAATAACGCATCCGACGTCGTTTGCGTATAGCCAAACTTTCGCTCGAGTTGGCGCATGAACCGTCCTGCTTGCGCCGGTGACCAGTCCCACGTCAGTTCTTCTGTTACCGACTCGATTGAATCACGGTCGATTCGCTCTAACATCTGTTTCGCATACTCCCGTTCGACGTGGCGCAACCAGACGAGTCCACTTAAGTTGCCTCGGCCACGACCACTCGTATAGTCAATCCAGCCTTCATCCTGCCATTTATTGAGATATCTTTTTGTTTGTTTAGGACTTAAATGGATGGCGTCCGCGAGTGTCGCAATTGAATAGTGTCCATTTCGGCAAGTCTTCCATAACATAAAAAGATAAGCATCCATCTCATTCATCCTCCTTAAAAGGGGACATCATTTTTGAATGACGTCCATTTTTATTATGTATTGTCTTGTTTATGATACAGGTAGAGAATGGAAGGTGACAATATGAAATGGAAAGAAATACCCAAACCGATTAAAGTACGTCTCATCACATCGTTTTTCAACCGGGCTGTCTCGTTCTCGATCATGCCGTTCATGGCCCTCTTGTTCGTCCAGGCATTCAACGAGGTCATCGCTGGTGCGTTTTTGATCGCGATGGTCTTCGTCAGCTTCATCACCAATCTACTCGGCGGATATCTCGCTGACCGTTTTTCGCGCAAACGGCTGCTCGTCACGACATCGATGTTGACGGCATTGACGTTCATCACGATGACGATCTCGTTATCATTCGACTGGATGTTGCTGTTCATGGTCATCTATGCTGTCTTCTCGGTGACGAGTAACCTTGGTCGCCCGGCGATGAGCGCGATCATCATCGATGCGACGACGAAGGAGAACCGACAAGCGGTCTATGCACTCGACTATTGGCTGATCAATCTCTCGATTGCTATCGGTACGGCGCTTGGTGGCTGGCTCTACGTCAGCAACCAGTTACTCTTATTCGGGATATTGAGCTTCACGTCGTCCGTCTTACCGATTGCTTACTACCTGTTTCTCGACGACACGCCGCAGACATGGCAGCGCCAAAAACTACGAGGTGTACTCACGGATATCTTTAACAGTTATCAACTCGCTTGGCGGGACCGTCCGTTCGTCAAGGTCGTCTTTGGTTCAATGTGTATCTTAGCGGCTGAGTTTTCGATGGGCAGTTACGTCGCCGTTCGACTCGCCGATTCGTTCGAACCGCTCGCATTTGCCGGTTGGTCAATCAACGGAGTCCGGATGATGAGTATCATCAACATTGAAAATACATTACTCGTCGTCACGTTGACGTTCATCGTCCAGCGACTAGCGAAGCGCTTGTCTCCGCGGCGGACGCTTGCTGCAGGTCTCATGCTGTATTCGATTGGATACGTTGTCGTGACGAGTGCCAACAGTATGACGGCACTGATGGTTTTCATCTTCATCGCAACGATCGGGGAGTTGCTCTACTCACCGGTCTTGAATACACAAAAAGCGAACATGATGCCGGCCAATCAACGCGGGGCGTACTCAGCGTTTGCAGGAACGTCGTTTGCCGGAGCCGACTTGCTTTCCCGGTCGACGATTCTAGTCGGGACATTCTTGATCCCGTCGATGATGAGTGTTTATCTCGGACTGATCCTGTTGACAGGATTCGGATTAGTCTACACAAGTCTGTTCGTGAAGGAATCCGTCGCGCGACAGCGAAACGTATCTTAATAAGGGGGAATCGAGATGAATTTACCAGAGACATTAGAAACACCGCGGCACTTGTTGCGCCGTTGGCAAGAAAATGATGCAGAAGCACTGTATGCGTACGCAAAGGATCCGAATGTCGGACCGAAAGCAGGTTGGGCACCGCACGCCTCGCTTGACGAGAGCCAGGAAGTCATCGGGATTTTTCAAGAATCTCCCGGCGAGTATGCTGTGACGGATAAGACAACCGGTGAAGTGATCGGGAGCTTTGGTTTTCACTTTAATCGCCGCCCGGATGCGTCGATCACGCATGATCGTCAAGTCGAGATTGGTTATGTCCTCGCTCCTGACTACTGGGGAGATGGACGGATGCCGGAGATCGTCGAAGCGATGCTTGATTTCATCTTCCGTGAGTTACCAATCGATATCGTCTGGTGCGGACACTTTGATTTCAACGATCAATCACGCCGTGTCGTCGAAAAATTAGGATTTACGCATGTTCTTGACCGACCATTCGTCTTAGAACGGATTGACGGACGAACCGTGATCAGTCGCGTTTACAACTGGACGCGTGAGCGGTATGAGACAGAGTATGGGATAAAGAATACGTAATACACAAAACGACCTCATCGCTGAGGTCGTTTTTTACTATTAGAACGAAAGCAGATTCTTTAGTGACTCGGGGATTTTGACTGATCTTGTTTAGATTCACGAATAAAAGCGACTGTGATCGTAATGGAAGCAACAGTATATCCGACGAGTCCAGATGTCAATTCCGACCAATCAAATACAGAACGGAGGATGATCTGGGGAGCAAAATAGACGAGCAACGCAATCGGTAAAATCCATGTCTTCGTCTTCCATGCCGTGACGAGTATCCAGATAATCAATAGGGCACCAAGTAACCAACCGACGCTTGGAGATAACGTGATCTTTGGCGAATCGATAAGTCCATTGACGACTAGTAGTCCGATGATCATCAGAAAATGAATACTACCATGAATGCCGTAACGCATGATGCGAGGGCGCGCGCCATCACGTAAAGCATCTTGACGGAAGAGAAACGCTAGGGTCGTCAGGTAAACGGCGCTAATTAGTAAAAAACCACCGACGAGCAAGATGCTGAACGTCGTTGTCCCATTCAAGAGGTTTTGGAGATAGAGAAAACTTGATGCGCCGAGAAAAACTTGCAAGACGAGCCAAAACGCTTCTTTTGGATCGAACGCCATCTCTTTAGAAATCGACTGGATGTAGTCGGCAGGACTCTCACCGGTGATCGCACGAACCGATTTCCCGTCTGCTTCCGCTTCGATCAGGTGATCTTCGAGTTCGGTGACGATCTCATTCGTTGCCTGTTCATTTTTACCCGAAGCAAGCAGGTATACCTTTAAGTCTTCCAAAAATCGTGTTGATTCTGTCGATAGGGTCATCTCATTCGTCCTCCTTTAAAATGCTTTCGACACTCGTCGAAAGGTGGTGCCATCTTTGCTTGAAGGCGGTGAGTTCTTCAATACCGATTGTCGTGATTGAATAGTACTTTCGTTTTGGACCGGACGGTGAGACGCGTGAGGTTGCTTCGATCCAGTCCAGTTTTTGCATCCGGATCAATAAAGGGTAGATTGTTCCCTCACTGATGTCAGCGAAACCGTACGCTTTGAGTTTCGTCGCCAGTTCATAGCCATAAATCTCTTCTTCCGCAATCAGTGCGAGTAAGCAGCCGTCGAGAATTCCTTTTAACATTTGCGTCGATGACATCCGCATCTTCCTTTCACTACTTGGTATTACAAGGTAATGATACGCTAAGCTATTTTGTATTGCAAGGTAGTGGTGAAAAAAGATTCATTTCCTCGAAAAAAAGGTAAATCAATGATACAGAAGAAACGTCGCGTGTGTATAAAAAGGAGGTCCTGATCGTGGATAAGCGAAACACCATTGTGTCAGCCATCGTCACCTTCGTCATCATGGGTATCGTCATGGCTGTTTCTGCGTTTGGTTTCGGCATTCGTTATGGTGAGCCTGAGTTGTTACGTATCGCCATTTTCGGTGAAGTCTTAACAGCTATCTTCCTCGTCTGGTACATTCGTCGTCATGCCACATTTGCTTCCGTTGGGTTTTCGAGACTGCAAACAAGGGGTCTCGTCTGGTACATTCCATTATTGTTGATCGTTCTCTTTCAAGTCGGGCTGATTGTCAACGCGTTGTTTACTACCTCGATCTCATCATCGGCGCTTCAACTCATCGGCATCGTATTCTTGACGACCTTATTCGTCGGCTTCAATGAAGAAGTATTGTTTCGGGGCATCATTTTACGGTACCTCCGACCGAATGAACATCCTTATCGTGCTGTCTTCATCAGTTCGTTCCTGTTCTCATCTTTCCATCTGCTCAATTTAATTGCCTTGATTCCACCAACAGCGATGTTATTTCAACTCGCGAACACGTTTGTCTTTGGTGTTTTCTTTGCCATTCTCGCACTGAAACTGAATAATCTATGGCCCTTGATCATTTTTCATGCCTTATGGGATTTCGCGAGCATTGCTGCGGATCTCGTGAACGTCAACTTAGGTATCACTGCTCTTTTGGCGCAAGTCTATCTCCTCATCGCGATCATCATTCAACTGATCTTATTGAAACGACATGACCTCCGTCATTTGAAGGGACCGATGAATCCACGTAACATATAATTAGTACTCTCCATCCTCAGATGGAGAGTTTTTATTTCGATAAAGCTAGTAACAATGATTAATATGTAATATATTACTTATATGAAACCTACAATTGATGACTTATCCATTGCACGACTTCCTTTAAGTGAGGAAGTGTATCGGCGCCTGCAACATCATATCATCACCTTACGTCTTGCCCCAGGCGAGAAGGTGAACGATCAAGCACTCGCGGAAGCGTTCGGCGTCAGCCGGACACCAGTCCGCGAAGCCTTGAAACGACTTGAGGAGGAGGGATTGATTTTTGCCAAACGGGGCTCACGGACAATCGTGACAGAACTCGATGCTGAACAAGCACAGCAAACCTATCCGATCATCGCGACACTGCATGGGCTAGCGGCACGACTTGCAGGACCAATGCTGACGAAAGACGATCTATCGAGTCTAAAGTCAATCCATCAACAATTCACGACGGCAATTGACCAGCAGGATACGGAAACGGCGCTTGCGCTTGACGATGCCTTTCACGATGTCTTCGTAAAACGCAGTCAGAACGATCAATTACGAGAGACGATCCGTCGGTTGACACCGTTGATCCGCCGGCTCGAATACGCTCAGTTTGATCGACTCGGGCGTCAATCAATTAATGATCATGCGGCGATTCTGATTGCCTGTGAACAACGTGACATCGAACAGCTCGTTCAGGTGACAGAACACAACTGGAACGGACTCGGACGTTTACTTGTCTCGACACTAAAGGAGGAGAGCTGATGCGACCGATTCTCTACGGCATACTCGCAGCGATGTTCTTCGCTGTTACGTTCATTCTCAATCAATCGATGCAAGGGGCAGGTGGTCACTGGATTTACAGTGCATCGCTTCGCTTCTTCCTGATGTTGCCGTTCTTTATCGTCATCGTTATGATGCGCAGGGGGATTGGGCGTGTCTTCTGGGCACTTCGAGCCGATTTCGGCTTTTGGTTATTGTACGGAACAATCGGCTTTGGGCTGTTCTACGGTAGCATCTGTCTTGCTGCCGATCATGCACCAGGCTGGTTGATCGCTGGGACGTGGCAGTTGACGATTTTAGCGGGGCCGCTGCTCGCACCGCTATTTAACCAACGGATTCCGTGGTCGGCACTGAAATATTCCGTTTTGATCGTCCTTGGTGTCGTCGTTATGCAACTATCGGTCGCGGGAAGCCTCTCACTGCAGTCACTCCTGTTCGGTGCCTTACCGGTCCTCGTCGCGGCGATCGCTTATCCGCTCGGGAACCGGAAGATGATGGAACGCTACGGGGACGTGCTCGACGTGTTTGAACGGATTCTCGGAATGACGCTCTCCAGTCTACCGTTTTGGATCGTTCTCTCCGTGATTGCTTACATACAGGTCGGCTTGCCGAGTGTCAGTCAA
This window of the Exiguobacterium acetylicum genome carries:
- a CDS encoding globin domain-containing protein is translated as MLSTSTIQIVQSTVPVLAAHGAAITKVFYQRLFLAHPELKHVFNQSNQRSDRQSQALATAVYAAAAHIDRLETLKPVLLPVLHKHRSLQIKPEMYPLVGQELLGAMQDVLGEAATPEILQAWGEAYGEIADLFIALEAELYALDEQAKGFSGYQSVEISDIEEQADGIRSLTFKTNGPLPDYRAGQYITVRIQDQDGLWHNRQYSLTTASNTTTYTIGVKREGIVSDYLHSARIGDSVLISAPAGAFTLDASGEPVVLIAGGIGITPMLAMAEEALAAGRRVTLHHAVQDEHNRPFNEQLVSLEQRGARVIRYAEHQPTDQAGRLPKDVIASITDQTYVCGPEAMIQYVIEHFTASPDKLHYEIFGPALAFAAETPVKQ
- a CDS encoding MDR family MFS transporter, with the translated sequence MKWKEIPKPIKVRLITSFFNRAVSFSIMPFMALLFVQAFNEVIAGAFLIAMVFVSFITNLLGGYLADRFSRKRLLVTTSMLTALTFITMTISLSFDWMLLFMVIYAVFSVTSNLGRPAMSAIIIDATTKENRQAVYALDYWLINLSIAIGTALGGWLYVSNQLLLFGILSFTSSVLPIAYYLFLDDTPQTWQRQKLRGVLTDIFNSYQLAWRDRPFVKVVFGSMCILAAEFSMGSYVAVRLADSFEPLAFAGWSINGVRMMSIINIENTLLVVTLTFIVQRLAKRLSPRRTLAAGLMLYSIGYVVVTSANSMTALMVFIFIATIGELLYSPVLNTQKANMMPANQRGAYSAFAGTSFAGADLLSRSTILVGTFLIPSMMSVYLGLILLTGFGLVYTSLFVKESVARQRNVS
- a CDS encoding PadR family transcriptional regulator; the encoded protein is MSSTQMLKGILDGCLLALIAEEEIYGYELATKLKAYGFADISEGTIYPLLIRMQKLDWIEATSRVSPSGPKRKYYSITTIGIEELTAFKQRWHHLSTSVESILKEDE
- a CDS encoding MFS transporter, whose translation is MSRAFRFMYVSDLLSTVGTSFVYIAIYWLSAEEISASGVALLATGVFLIRFLVSTFVGPWIDRFVSASLYQTSLLIRLLALGIALAGIGLTDVVLPWLLGLLVVQTILQIVGGNAVFTWVVDLVEDDQLPQANAYLATIERIGTLSGFLLGGMMVAHFSIASILWLDLGLHLVAWLLVRHMTGQVAEGARHGSYREALLEGIRHVVHDGRLKWILGCAILANWMITPMNTLLAPYAKDVLSGNAQTFSALELATVIGGITMSLLYGKWVVSIRQDKLFRVAVILQGLAIAIVAYVSSVPLAIGGFVLLGMALTLFGIPFSTLLQRSTPAHLLGRVRTAMVAASTACSAICYGLSSYLTSLFSISFVFLLFALSGLVMTTIWLLIHRTVSFTEVRQDKVG
- a CDS encoding sugar nucleotide-binding protein, which translates into the protein MKAIITGMNGTVAPVVADVLAKHDIKTVAWDRTKVSTTDESAMRTFLETERPDYFLHIGMGSVSWTEALVRLCQEYKIPFFFTSTVSVFSDDVSAPIEKDAVPDATDEYGAYKIACEQAIQAIDPQAKIVRIGWQIGTEAGSNNMVDFFTNEMKQHGVIQASRNWYPSSSLLEDTAEALVTILLEREAGLYQLNGNERYSMYDLARALNTLHAKNWTIDPVDEPRRDNRMATDVVLVRPLSERLPL
- a CDS encoding ABC transporter substrate-binding protein; this encodes MDAYLFMLWKTCRNGHYSIATLADAIHLSPKQTKRYLNKWQDEGWIDYTSGRGRGNLSGLVWLRHVEREYAKQMLERIDRDSIESVTEELTWDWSPAQAGRFMRQLERKFGYTQTTSDALLIPRKRNFLTTHPLEAADIHSAHLVQNVFNRLFTIDGDGNIQGELAHHYVWNGSTLSLFLRKDVRFHDGSLLTSKEVTKSLRALINYPAYAYSYRHVKLIVSNGPYRVDLTLDQRRSSILPQLASIHTSIIKDGIGTGPFQLTQHDDKKTVLTAFPNYFGIRALLDRIEFIQMPEQYDPVYRTSASDSSPIDTIATQSGFGLVLLHPRAGGPFESTEARHYIHRLIAEVRDGIHDFHERAQPNDCGFLESYSQPYAVPEGPAVLFTQPIRIKLTDFTDKVTRWLCERFDQDGIPYEFVEVGFKESITEFHAYDTIDLAVHAEVFERNLQYAFYQFMTNTFSPPIRLFQQMPKMLTWIEQYDATPFEDWLPIHQAIERYLIDESYFIPFYHDTRLIPYPIELQNITIDSFGYFDFAKLWISNQS
- a CDS encoding GntR family transcriptional regulator, with protein sequence MKPTIDDLSIARLPLSEEVYRRLQHHIITLRLAPGEKVNDQALAEAFGVSRTPVREALKRLEEEGLIFAKRGSRTIVTELDAEQAQQTYPIIATLHGLAARLAGPMLTKDDLSSLKSIHQQFTTAIDQQDTETALALDDAFHDVFVKRSQNDQLRETIRRLTPLIRRLEYAQFDRLGRQSINDHAAILIACEQRDIEQLVQVTEHNWNGLGRLLVSTLKEES
- a CDS encoding GNAT family N-acetyltransferase; amino-acid sequence: MNLPETLETPRHLLRRWQENDAEALYAYAKDPNVGPKAGWAPHASLDESQEVIGIFQESPGEYAVTDKTTGEVIGSFGFHFNRRPDASITHDRQVEIGYVLAPDYWGDGRMPEIVEAMLDFIFRELPIDIVWCGHFDFNDQSRRVVEKLGFTHVLDRPFVLERIDGRTVISRVYNWTRERYETEYGIKNT
- a CDS encoding CPBP family intramembrane glutamic endopeptidase, coding for MDKRNTIVSAIVTFVIMGIVMAVSAFGFGIRYGEPELLRIAIFGEVLTAIFLVWYIRRHATFASVGFSRLQTRGLVWYIPLLLIVLFQVGLIVNALFTTSISSSALQLIGIVFLTTLFVGFNEEVLFRGIILRYLRPNEHPYRAVFISSFLFSSFHLLNLIALIPPTAMLFQLANTFVFGVFFAILALKLNNLWPLIIFHALWDFASIAADLVNVNLGITALLAQVYLLIAIIIQLILLKRHDLRHLKGPMNPRNI
- a CDS encoding DMT family transporter, giving the protein MRPILYGILAAMFFAVTFILNQSMQGAGGHWIYSASLRFFLMLPFFIVIVMMRRGIGRVFWALRADFGFWLLYGTIGFGLFYGSICLAADHAPGWLIAGTWQLTILAGPLLAPLFNQRIPWSALKYSVLIVLGVVVMQLSVAGSLSLQSLLFGALPVLVAAIAYPLGNRKMMERYGDVLDVFERILGMTLSSLPFWIVLSVIAYIQVGLPSVSQVTQSGFVALFSGVIATSLFFYATSLVRTDPVRLAAIEATQSFEIVFTVLGEILFLHAALPTGLATLGIILVMLGMTLHSLNQAERTVVRSAKRKIN